A single region of the Pseudophryne corroboree isolate aPseCor3 chromosome 3 unlocalized genomic scaffold, aPseCor3.hap2 SUPER_3_unloc_64, whole genome shotgun sequence genome encodes:
- the LOC134984567 gene encoding gastrula zinc finger protein XlCGF26.1-like isoform X1: MMKNHRPLTSLDGPSNRDTPERCPRPLYSQDCTEENYRTPQEDQVEHLSDIKTEDIEGEEETYVTCIKAVNIEGEEETYVTDIKAEDIEGEEETYVADIKAEDTEGEEETYVRGDQQCKEEEIPTDISTADGHTSRNISEGHLMLSPDCDIKDNDSRQDSPGDNPITPIIHPVLSAGPSDPGKCSPDHSDIGASVTALRVDTVFPCSIDAKCFTQKTKLITHQTDKAGKRPFPCSECGKCFTYKSDLVTHQRRHTGKRQFPCSECGKCFTYKSVLVTHQRRHTGERPFPCSECGKCFTYKSVLVTHQRRHTGEKPFPCSECGKCFLSKAHLVSHQETHTGEKPFSCSECVKFFTHKSALVRHQRTHTGERPFPCSECLKCFAQKSDLVAHQRSHTGEKPFPCSECGKCFIQKSNLFTHQRTHTGEKLFPCSECGKCFTRKSELVTHHRSHTGEKPFPCSECGKCFTGKSALVRHQRTHTGESPFPCSECRKCFAQKSDLVAHQRSHTGEKTFPCSECGKCFIQKSNLFTHQRTHTGEKPFPCSECGKCFTRKSKLVIHHRSHTGEKPFPCSECGKCFTGKSALVRHQRTHTCEKPFPCSECEK, encoded by the exons atgatgaagaatcaccggcccctcacatcactgg atgggcccagtaacagagataccccagagagatgtccccgtcctctgtattcccaggactgtacagaggagaattacaggaccccacaggaggatcag gtagaacatctgtctgatattaaaacagaagatatagagggagaagaagagacgtatgtgacttgtATAAAGGCAGttaatatagagggagaagaagagacgtatgtgactgatataaaggcagaagatatagagggagaagaagagacgtatgtggctgatataaaggcagaagatacagagggagaagaagagacgtatgtgaggggtgatcagcagtgtaaggaggaggaaatccctacagatatcagcacag cagatgggcacacaagcaggaatatctcagaaggacatcttatgttatccccggattgtgacataaaagataatgacagtagacaggattctccaggagataaccccattaccccaattatacatccagttcTATCAGCTGGTCCTTCTGATccagggaaatgttctcctgatcactctgatattggtgcatctgttacagctctgagagtagatacagtgtttccctgttctatagatgccaaatgttttacacagaaaacaaagcttattacccatcagacagataaggcaggcaagaggccatttccatgttctgagtgtgggaaatgttttacatacaaatcagatcttgtcactcatcagagaaggcacacaggcaagaggcaatttccatgttctgagtgtgggaaatgttttacatacaaatcagttcttgttacacatcagagaaggcacacaggtgagagaccatttccatgttctgagtgtgggaaatgttttacatacaaatcagttcttgttacacatcagagaaggcacacaggtgagaaaccatttccatgttctgagtgtggaaaatgttttttaagtaaagcacatctagtttcacatcaggaaactcacacaggtgagaagccattttcatgttctgagtgtgtgaaattttttacacataaatcagctcttgttagacatcaaagaactcacacaggagagaggccatttccatgttctgaatgtctgaaatgttttgcacagaaatcagatcttgttgcacatcaaagaagtcacacaggtgagaagccatttccatgctctgagtgtgggaaatgttttatacagaaatcaaatctttttacacatcagagaactcacacaggtgagaaactatttccatgttctgagtgtgggaaatgttttacccgaaaatcagaacttgttacacatcatcgaagtcacacaggtgagaaaccatttccatgttctgagtgtggaaaatgtttcacagggaaatcagctcttgttagacatcaaagaactcacacaggtgagagtccatttccatgttctgagtgtcggaaatgttttgcacagaaatcagatcttgttgcacatcaaagaagtcacacaggtgagaagacatttccatgctctgagtgtgggaaatgttttatacagaaatcaaatctttttacacatcagagaactcacacaggtgagaaaccatttccatgctctgagtgtgggaaatgttttacccgaaaatcaaaacttgttatacatcatcgaagtcacacaggtgagaaaccatttccatgttctgagtgtggaaaatgtttcacagggaaatcagctcttgttaggcaTCAAAGAACTCACAcatgtgagaaaccatttccatgttctgagtgtgagaagtaA
- the LOC134984567 gene encoding gastrula zinc finger protein XlCGF26.1-like isoform X2: MMKNHRPLTSLDGPSNRDTPERCPRPLYSQDCTEENYRTPQEDQVEHLSDIKTEDIEGEEETYVTCIKAVNIEGEEETYVTDIKAEDIEGEEETYVADIKAEDTEGEEETYVRGDQQCKEEEIPTDISTDGHTSRNISEGHLMLSPDCDIKDNDSRQDSPGDNPITPIIHPVLSAGPSDPGKCSPDHSDIGASVTALRVDTVFPCSIDAKCFTQKTKLITHQTDKAGKRPFPCSECGKCFTYKSDLVTHQRRHTGKRQFPCSECGKCFTYKSVLVTHQRRHTGERPFPCSECGKCFTYKSVLVTHQRRHTGEKPFPCSECGKCFLSKAHLVSHQETHTGEKPFSCSECVKFFTHKSALVRHQRTHTGERPFPCSECLKCFAQKSDLVAHQRSHTGEKPFPCSECGKCFIQKSNLFTHQRTHTGEKLFPCSECGKCFTRKSELVTHHRSHTGEKPFPCSECGKCFTGKSALVRHQRTHTGESPFPCSECRKCFAQKSDLVAHQRSHTGEKTFPCSECGKCFIQKSNLFTHQRTHTGEKPFPCSECGKCFTRKSKLVIHHRSHTGEKPFPCSECGKCFTGKSALVRHQRTHTCEKPFPCSECEK, translated from the exons atgatgaagaatcaccggcccctcacatcactgg atgggcccagtaacagagataccccagagagatgtccccgtcctctgtattcccaggactgtacagaggagaattacaggaccccacaggaggatcag gtagaacatctgtctgatattaaaacagaagatatagagggagaagaagagacgtatgtgacttgtATAAAGGCAGttaatatagagggagaagaagagacgtatgtgactgatataaaggcagaagatatagagggagaagaagagacgtatgtggctgatataaaggcagaagatacagagggagaagaagagacgtatgtgaggggtgatcagcagtgtaaggaggaggaaatccctacagatatcagcacag atgggcacacaagcaggaatatctcagaaggacatcttatgttatccccggattgtgacataaaagataatgacagtagacaggattctccaggagataaccccattaccccaattatacatccagttcTATCAGCTGGTCCTTCTGATccagggaaatgttctcctgatcactctgatattggtgcatctgttacagctctgagagtagatacagtgtttccctgttctatagatgccaaatgttttacacagaaaacaaagcttattacccatcagacagataaggcaggcaagaggccatttccatgttctgagtgtgggaaatgttttacatacaaatcagatcttgtcactcatcagagaaggcacacaggcaagaggcaatttccatgttctgagtgtgggaaatgttttacatacaaatcagttcttgttacacatcagagaaggcacacaggtgagagaccatttccatgttctgagtgtgggaaatgttttacatacaaatcagttcttgttacacatcagagaaggcacacaggtgagaaaccatttccatgttctgagtgtggaaaatgttttttaagtaaagcacatctagtttcacatcaggaaactcacacaggtgagaagccattttcatgttctgagtgtgtgaaattttttacacataaatcagctcttgttagacatcaaagaactcacacaggagagaggccatttccatgttctgaatgtctgaaatgttttgcacagaaatcagatcttgttgcacatcaaagaagtcacacaggtgagaagccatttccatgctctgagtgtgggaaatgttttatacagaaatcaaatctttttacacatcagagaactcacacaggtgagaaactatttccatgttctgagtgtgggaaatgttttacccgaaaatcagaacttgttacacatcatcgaagtcacacaggtgagaaaccatttccatgttctgagtgtggaaaatgtttcacagggaaatcagctcttgttagacatcaaagaactcacacaggtgagagtccatttccatgttctgagtgtcggaaatgttttgcacagaaatcagatcttgttgcacatcaaagaagtcacacaggtgagaagacatttccatgctctgagtgtgggaaatgttttatacagaaatcaaatctttttacacatcagagaactcacacaggtgagaaaccatttccatgctctgagtgtgggaaatgttttacccgaaaatcaaaacttgttatacatcatcgaagtcacacaggtgagaaaccatttccatgttctgagtgtggaaaatgtttcacagggaaatcagctcttgttaggcaTCAAAGAACTCACAcatgtgagaaaccatttccatgttctgagtgtgagaagtaA